Proteins from a single region of Ogataea parapolymorpha DL-1 chromosome IV, whole genome shotgun sequence:
- a CDS encoding Protein SIP3, producing MASNGERKDPHLAPGVLGSTDVAFHHSEDRVVKLIAVGLKEASTDSPSFRASVNYMNSEIRSYHLLIKKTIDYLKRFVAACTVLQSVSSEFQTIFTSIGQNSLVNRDIAKTCIERTSQDMNEVLGFINGALAFKKEPIQNLLNLDGDFAAYFELRHAFEGIQAKYDSYLDKFVAQPKTLDPTTAREDAQQLFELRKQYIHISLSIWISITKLKHKVSSVLVEVCDTLRNSSEQSRNLAEFLALEESSKKIERAKYFMDLQARSHKSLIKDLLSARRTSEESVINICTPSNDLDSYIPATINMAHLTDTDVEQYEKHGWVFLKSKRINSKEIVWIKRWLFIKGDLFGFLSISTSGTYVEESDKIGILLANVRYKPEEDRKFCFEIKTLQTEVTIQVETLGELKSWLSVFHTVKNSALQRNSTISMSRYEPMLDLFALEPVVEKDLELVNLPSTKPENAQMLLNKSLPSLKVDVDFSAPLVTELTNLACLSHLYLTSPKVPSAFTANVWGFVNWGLYYAIKNRNDTLEIATKMHSSTLNSINLRYPASYPIELRQLDLQLRSLFESYIDTDEFVLVAFRAFWSANSKQELFCHLYVTESHIYVYTTNCGLVSISLFKLTNFLYVDSVQKASYDLLRFYTVSGVSTKMKLCLEPGNLVKDQVNYLISLKKSSVRKPLEMIMDELTKIKQVHSKPKPKGLSSVPLAVPQNSEGEKPIVTIASSADMDTNMKLNYNEDMHLIWIQKYDLPAKALFHVLVGDQSFLLQSMLPFAQLSVDTGTQHTVWRCDSQQKLTRIIWSPTMELLSAEQRIESMLNNKYYNFTQSTPYLYLPFGSAGRLIIRFIIFNTDSRSSKLLVYYKVMRNRNILEIFSSFFFRQVILFKIDDLHKHLLAAIQNLANENRKIASAIKLYGPITKFDADELTEEEVRFDKDIKHIKMEFLLNLVLQKLNLEFDKLLHVAAKLLMNALFSTYKNFQLHWLLILSLSTSLIFNVYLSGKSTHAYWIEHNTEKYVNSLVQKPTLMKRMISISDVQDFAHNTSVQLSYNASESQCFLEFRKQAGVGEISLPTESKVQSRLVEFGLQRNELLTELGIVNAAERAYLASEWKRWVFAEHRNCELARTKYPQKYDEQLSRYCESAKAEMDHISHVLL from the coding sequence ATGGCTTCCAACGGCGAAAGGAAAGACCCACATCTGGCGCCAGGAGTCTTGGGGTCTACAGATGTGGCATTCCACCATTCTGAAGATCGTGTGGTCAAATTGATTGCAGTGGGACTAAAGGAAGCATCTACCGATTCTCCCAGTTTTAGAGCTTCCGTCAACTATATGAATTCCGAAATTAGATCCTATCACCTGTTGATCAAAAAAACGATCGATTACCTCAAGCGATTCGTAGCTGCATGTACCGTGTTGCAAAGCGTGAGTTCCGAATTTCAAACGATATTCACTTCGATAGGTCAAAATAGCCTCGTTAACAGAGACATTGCGAAAACATGTATTGAGCGAACCTCACAAGATATGAATGAGGTATTGGGTTTCATCAATGGTGCCCTtgctttcaaaaaagagcccATACAGAATTTGCTAAATCTTGATGGAGATTTTGCTGCGTATTTTGAACTACGCCATGCCTTCGAGGGTATCCAAGCTAAATATGACTCATATCTCGATAAGTTTGTTGCTCAGCCTAAAACTCTGGATCCTACAACTGCCAGAGAAGACGCCCAACAACTCTTTGAGCTTCGAAAACAATACATCCATATATCGCTAAGCATATGGATCTCCATCACTAAACTGAAACACAAGGTCAGCTCTGTACTTGTCGAAGTTTGTGACACTTTGAGGAATTCTTCAGAGCAGTCAAGAAATCTGGCTGAATTTCTGGCATTGGAAGAGTCCTCCAAAAAGATAGAGCGAGCTAAGTACTTCATGGACTTGCAGGCTCGCTCACATAAAAGCTTAATCAAGGATCTGCTCTCTGCTCGGAGGACCTCGGAGGAAAGTGTGATAAATATTTGCACTCCCTCGAATGATCTTGATTCTTATATACCGGCGACCATCAACATGGCGCACCTCACAGATACGGATGTGGAGCAATACGAGAAACACGGTTGGGTGTTTCTTAAAAGCAAAAGAATTAATTCAAAAGAAATTGTTTGGATCAAGAGATGGCTTTTCATCAAAGGTGATTTGTTTGGATTTCTCTCGATAAGTACATCCGGTACCTACGTCGAAGAATCTGACAAAATTGGCATTTTATTGGCTAATGTTCGCTACaagccagaagaagaccgcaAATTTTGTTTTGAAATTAAGACTCTGCAGACAGAGGTCACAATCCAAGTTGAAACTTTGGGCGAGCTAAAAAGCTGGCTTTCAGTTTTCCACACCGTGAAAAACTCGGCTCTGCAGCGCAACAGTACGATATCCATGTCAAGATACGAGCCAATGTTGGACCTGTTTGCGCTTGAGCCCGtcgttgaaaaagatctcgagctcgtcaaccTACCAAGTACGAAGCCAGAAAATGCGCAAATGTTATTGAATAAATCTCTTCCTAGCTTGAAAGTGGACGTCGACTTTAGCGCTCCTTTGGTCACGGAGCTAACCAATCTTGCTTGTTTGTCACATTTATATCTGACCTCACCAAAAGTTCCTTCTGCTTTTACTGCAAATGTTTGGGGGTTTGTCAACTGGGGATTATATTATGCCATTAAGAATCGTAACGATACCCTTGAAATAGCCACCAAGATGCACTCAAGCACGCTGAATTCTATTAACTTGCGGTATCCTGCATCTTATCCAATTGAGTTGAGGCAACTGGATCTTCAACTGCGATCTCTTTTTGAATCTTATATTGATACAGACGAATTtgttttggtggcattcAGAGCATTTTGGTCGGCGAACTCAAAACAGGAGCTGTTTTGTCATCTTTATGTCACTGAAAGCCATATATACGTTTACACCACAAACTGCGGATTGGTCTCAATTTCTCTCTTCAAGTTGACAAATTTTCTTTATGTCGATTCGGTCCAGAAGGCGAGCTATGACTTGCTGCGATTCTATACTGTTAGTGGAGTGTCCACCAAAATGAAGCTGTGCCTAGAGCCAGGAAACTTGGTCAAAGACCAAGTCAATTATCTTATTTCTTTGAAGAAATCATCAGTGAGAAAACCTCTCGAAATGATAATGGATGAACTGACCAAGATAAAACAAGTTCATTCAAAACCTAAGCCCAAGGGACTTTCCTCAGTCCCTCTAGCAGTTCCGCAAAATTCAGAAGGGGAAAAGCCTATCGTCACGATTGCTTCATCTGCAGATATGGACACGAACATGAAACTTAACTACAATGAGGATATGCATCTCATATGGATACAAAAGTATGACTTACCTGCAAAAGCTCTGTTCCATGTCTTGGTCGGCGATCAATCATTTTTGTTGCAATCTATGCTTCCCTTTGCCCAGCTTTCTGTAGACACAGGGACACAGCATACCGTCTGGAGATGCGACTCGCAACAGAAGCTCACACGGATTATTTGGAGTCCAACAATGGAATTACTGTCGGCTGAGCAGCGGATCGAATCCATGTTGAATAACAAATATTACAATTTCACGCAAAGCACGCCATACTTGTATCTTCCTTTTGGAAGTGCTGGGCGCCTCATCATTAGATTCATTATCTTCAACACAGATTCGCGCTCCTCAAAATTACTTGTTTATTATAAGGTAAtgagaaacagaaacatCTTAGAAATAttcagctcgttttttttcagacagGTGATCTTGTTCAAAATCGATGATCTTCATAAGCATCTCTTGGCGGCCATACAGAACTTGGCTAACGAAAACCGCAAAATTGCATCTGCGATAAAGCTATACGGGCCCATTACCAAGTTTGATGCCGATGAGTTGACCGAGGAGGAAGTCAGGTTCGACAAAGATATCAAGCACATTAAAATGGAATTCTTGCTTAATCTGGTCCTACAGAAGCTCAATTTGGAATTCGATAAGCTGCTTCATGTGGCTGCAAAACTACTCATGAATGCACTATTCTCAACGTATAAGAATTTTCAGCTCCATTGGCTTCTAATCTTATCTTTAAGCACCTCGCTAATCTTCAATGTTTATCTCTCGGGTAAAAGTACCCATGCGTACTGGATTGAACATAACACAGAAAAATATGTGAATTCGCTGGTCCAGAAACCAACACTGATGAAAAGAATGATTTCAATAAGTGATGTACAAGATTTCGCACACAACACGAGCGTCCAGCTGTCCTATAATGCTTCTGAGTCTCAGTGCTTTCTAGAGTTTCGGAAGCAGGCCGGCGTTGGTGAAATCTCCCTACCGACTGAAAGCAAGGTACAATCTCGTTTGGTGGAGTTTGGATTGCAAAGAAATGAACTTCTAACTGAACTGGGGATAGTGAACGCTGCAGAACGAGCCTACCTGGCGTCTGAATGGAAACGCTGGGTATTTGCTGAGCACCGGAATTGCGAGCTTGCTCGTACTAAATACCCTCAAAAATACGATGAGCAGCTGTCGCGGTATTGCGAATCGGCAAAAGCCGAAATGGATCATATATCGCACGTGTTGTTATGA
- a CDS encoding lipase encodes MKINNWPIPKPSRFPLAFYRYGSHQPEIKRTKENLSQTTSQLYKFNSIRDDYQVPKYPVVLCHGFSGFDSLVSLPAVKLFHKAKIKEASAKEMAQEADTRIEFFEYWHGIRKELLVRGCQVLVAKVPPFATIETRSKILNEFIKQKISKRFPNAEQPVKVNLIAHSMGGLDCRYLISAYEQENFEVVSLTTVSTPHRGSYAADRMIQLIPTNIIDNFLPSLKELTLESCARLNRHITDDPNVKYFSYGASFTPSIFNFFYPTWKMVYPKEGPNDGLVSIKSAKWGEDLGSLENVDHLDLINWMNISKRFKIAIGTGTFNPVALYLDIADNLAKKGL; translated from the coding sequence ATGAAAATTAATAATTGGCCTATTCCAAAGCCTTCACGCTTCCCGTTGGCGTTCTACCGATATGGGTCTCATCAGCCGGAAATCAAAAGAACGAAAGAAAATCTAAGCCAAACAACTTCACAACTCTACAAATTCAACAGTATTCGCGATGACTACCAGGTCCCGAAATATCCAGTCGTTCTTTGTCATGGGTTCTCAGGCTTCGACAGTCTTGTGAGCTTACCCGCCGTCAAGCTTTTTCACAAAGCTAAGATTAAAGAAGCATCTGCAAAGGAAATGGCACAAGAGGCGGACACTAGaattgagtttttcgaaTACTGGCATGGAATTCGTAAGGAATTACTGGTGCGTGGGTGTCAGGTTTTGGTGGCCAAAGTGCCCCCATTTGCTACCATAGAAACAAGATCCAAAATATTGAACGAGTTTATAAAACAGAAAATATCCAAACGTTTTCCAAATGCAGAACAGCCTGTCAAGGTCAACCTGATTGCCCATTCCATGGGAGGTCTTGATTGTCGCTACCTTATTTCTGCTTATGAACAGGAGAATTTTGAGGTGGTCTCATTGACAACGGTATCGACTCCCCATAGAGGTAGCTACGCTGCCGATCGCATGATTCAACTCATTCCGACCAACATTATTGACAACTTTTTACCCTCCCTGAAAGAGCTTACTCTCGAGAGTTGTGCTCGCCTTAATAGACATATAACAGACGACCCGAATGTCAAATATTTCAGCTATGGTGCATCTTTCACACCAAGTATATTCAACTTTTTCTATCCTACATGGAAAATGGTGTATCCGAAAGAAGGTCCAAACGATGGGCTGGTTAGCATCAAGAGTGCTAAGTGGGGCGAAGATTTGGGTAGTCTAGAGAATGTGGATCATTTGGATTTGATAAACTGGATGAACATCTCGAAACGTTTCAAAATTGCGATCGGAACAGGGACCTTCAATCCGGTTGCGCTTTACCTGGATATCGCGGACAATCTGGCAAAAAAAGGTCTTTGA